Sequence from the Cucumis sativus cultivar 9930 chromosome 1, Cucumber_9930_V3, whole genome shotgun sequence genome:
cCATAGGGAAAGCaacatatgtatatgtatacaCCAACATCACCTTCTCTTTCCCTCACTCtcatctaatttaattatttttgtggtCCATTAAATGTTACTACCCAATTTCATACCATTTTATCtaataatacatttattaaaaCCTCCATTATGTTGgtaaataaatagtttgaaattcaaattttaagagcaatgaaagttataataatgaaaagacAATTAACCCTatagacaaaataaaattcaaaacgaTAAAATTACAaccttttaaaactaaaaaattaagggatttttttaaaaataattatatttcattaaaaaaactattaaaagattaaaaaaaaaaacaacacctaaatattttgttgatttttactatttctaacaattttaaaaaaaaaagtaaattaaaacgAAATCCATAAcattgggaaaaaaaatatttatgtttacttaatttttctccaataataattaattccCCAcacttcctctctctctctctcagtATATATAAATCACAATCCTCAAACTGTAAAAGCCATTGTTAAAGCTTTCATCAAACAAACATCCTCTGTCTCCTCCAATGGACTGGTTCTCTTGGCTCTCAAGAACCGGCCTCGATCCACTTTACACTTATGAATACGGTCTCCTCTTTGCCCGTAATGCCCTCAAACCCGAAGACATTCCTCGTTTCAACCACCATTTTCTTCAGAAAATCGGCATCTCCATCGCCAAACACCGCCTCGAGATTCTCAAACTCGCCAAATCCCACACCCACCAACCCAATCTCAACAATCCCCTCATCTCCGCTTTCTTCAAGACCAAAATCTGTCTCAGAAACTGTCTCCGCCGCCTAATTTCCCCCTCCCCCGCCCTGGAGAAGCCCATCATTTCCCCTGAGCCACCCCCCTCGTCCCTCGACGAGCCTAAGGTTAAGGTCAAGGAGGTCCTCAAACCCCCGAGACGACGGAGTAAACACGTGTCGCTGTCCGGACCGTTGGATAGAACGCACGAGAAGTTCGTGATGAGTAGTAAGAGCTTGAAGTTATCTGGGCCGTTGGATAGAAAAGAGAGAGCGCCGTCGTCGCCGTCACCGTCGCCGCTGCCGCCTATGTTTACTAGAAGCCCAAGAACGTCTGGGCCTTTAGATGGGAG
This genomic interval carries:
- the LOC101205285 gene encoding uncharacterized protein LOC101205285: MDWFSWLSRTGLDPLYTYEYGLLFARNALKPEDIPRFNHHFLQKIGISIAKHRLEILKLAKSHTHQPNLNNPLISAFFKTKICLRNCLRRLISPSPALEKPIISPEPPPSSLDEPKVKVKEVLKPPRRRSKHVSLSGPLDRTHEKFVMSSKSLKLSGPLDRKERAPSSPSPSPLPPMFTRSPRTSGPLDGRISDWSLSNKSPKMNGPPQGRMMRLIPPSRSPRVSGPLDGRDGSPRICCRCNRERMESEDDYHSLWVSLFYDMKPT